ATTTTTTTCGCGGATGCCTTGTCTATTGGTTCAGAATAACTTTTTCGAGACATATACTAGACGACAATAATGGAAGGAGGTAATGTCAGTGGGTTTAGTATATGTTTTGCTTAACATCGCCATTTTGCTTGGGATAATCATTCTCCTAATTATTATGCAAAAGAAACATGTATCATTCACCAAGCGTGTATTTACAGGACTTGGACTTGGAATTGTCCTTGGTGCTATTCTTCAAGCAGCATATGGAGCGGGTTCAGACGTTTTAAATGATACAACTGAGTGGTATAACGTGGTGGGCAGGGGATATATTCGTTTACTTATGTTGATCGTAATTCCGCTTGTCATGGTGTCTATTATTCAATCAATAATCAATCTGGAAAAGTCATCAGAACTAGGTAAGATGGCAGCATGGATTATCGGAATTCTTGTTTCAACAGCAATGATTGCGGCGTTAGTCGGGATTGGAAGCGCAGCACTATTTGATTTGAATGCAGATCAAATTGACGCAGGTCAAGCTGAGAATGACCGAGGCATAATGTTGGAATCGAGTCTTAGTGAAATAGAGGATCTGTCGACACCTGAAAAAATTCTTTCCTTTATCCCTTCAAACATTTTCCAGGATATGACTGGTGATCGGCCAACGTCAACGATAGCAGTAGTAATCTTCTCCATCATTGTGGGGATTGCTGTGCTTGGGGTCCGTAGAAAAAATCCGGTCCATGCGGAAATGTTCACCAAAATCATGAACGCCATTTATGCGGTTGTTATGCGTATCGTTACAATGATACTTAGACTGACTCCATTTGGAATTCTGGCTCTGATTGCGACAACAGTAGCGAATACAGATATCGGCGGGATAATTGAACTGGGCAAATTTGTAATTGCCTCGTATGTTGCCTTGCTTGTCATGTTCATTATTCATTTGGTGCTGGTTGGTGTATTTGGTTTAAATCCAATGTTGTATGTGAAAAAAGTTTTACCGGTATTAAGTTTTGCTTTTACCTCCCGTTCGAGTGCTGGAACTATTCCGTTAACCATTCAGGCACAAAAGAATGCACTTGGCGTGGATCAGGGGATTGCCAATATGTCAGCATCATTTGGTGCAACAATTGGGCAAAATGGCTGTGCAGGTATTTATCCCGCGATGCTGGCAGTAATGATTGCACCTACAGTTGGAATTGATCCATTAACACCAGGGTTTATCCTTCAGCTTGTTTTAATCATCGGGATAAGTTCATTCGGTATAGCAGGTGTCGGTGGCGGAGCAACCTTTGCGGCGCTAATTGTTCTTTCTTCAATGAATTTACCAGTCGCATTGGCCGGGCTTCTTATTTCCATTGAAGCGTTAATCGATATGGGACGTACTGCGCTAAATGTGAATGATTCCATTTTATCTGGTACGCTTACGTCTCGCATTTTAGGGAAATTAAATATAAAAACGTTTCATGATGAAACAGCGATAGAAAAAGACACTTCACTGTAAAAGATTGATAAGATAATGGCCGCTTTCCCTATGGAGAGCGGCTTTCGCATGCAGGTAAACGTTTAGGTATATTATTACATGGCAGTTTCTTTGTTTCATTCCATTTACATTTCTCTAACAACCATATGAAATCTGCTATTTTAATACGTATTTATGTTTAAAAAAGGGTATATTGTTCATACACTGTGATATTTAACATAAAGGAATGAGTTTAATGGGAAGAACTGCATATTTTGATAATGCGAAACTTGCACTTATTTTTTTAGTAGTATTTGGTCATATGATTCAGCCATTTACGGATGGATCACAAGGCATTAACACATTATATATGTGGATATATACATTCCACATGCCTGCGTTTATTTTCCTGGCAGGATTTTTTGCGAAAGGCCGGGGAGATAAGCAATATATTATGAATTTAGCCAAGAAACTATTGCTGCCATATTTGATTTTCCAGGTTATCTATTCAGGTTACTATTTCATTCTTGGTCACGATGACTGGCAGACAGGGGTCTTTTCCCCACACTGGGCATTATGGTTCTTGTTCAGTTTGTTCAGCTGGCATGTATTGCTTTACTTTTTCAAAAAAATACCAGCGCCATACAGTATTGCTCTATCTGTCATAGTTGGCCTGGTTGTTGGTTACTTTGGTGAAATAGGTCACACATTCAGTTTATCGCGGACATTTGTTTTCTTTCCGTTTTTCCTGATTGGCTATTGGGTAACGAAAGATCATGTGATGTTCCTAAAAAGAAAAAGTGTACAATGGGCGTCATTAGCAGTAATGGCTATCGTAGCTGTCGCCATTTTTATTGCACCTGAGTTCAATTCCGGCTGGCTGCTTGCGTCCGAGTCATATGGTGATTTAGGATTGCCGGAATTAGGTATATTAGCAAGAACACTGGTCTATGCAACTTCCGCTTTAATGGCAATGAGCATCCTGGCCTGGATTCCAGTAAAGGAAAATATGCTTACAAAGCTTGGAACCCAAACACTCTATGTTTATCTGCTGCATGGATTTTTCATCCAGTTTTTCCGCGATGTTGATCTGTTCGAAGTGAATGGAGCTGTGGATTTGGTTGGTTTAGCTGTAATTGCTGGGTCTATTGTACTATTTTTATCAAGCAAACCAATACAAGTGGTTTCACAACCGGTCATTGAAGGGAAAATAACTACTGTATGGAATTTATTCAATCAATCCAACAAGAAAAACAGGCACAACGAGAATCTTCATACGTAACAGAAAAAGTAGAAGTGCTCCATTCTCCGCCGTATGGAAACTGGAGCTTGATTAAACAGAGAACAGGAGGATGATTGAGATGAAAATATGTGTATTTGGCGCAAGCGGGTATGTTGGTGCTTCTGTCTATCAAAGGCTAAAAGATATCCCGGACGCTACTGTTGCCGGTACGTATCTGAATGAACCTGCTTTATTTGATGACCTTTACAAACTGGATGTGAATGAACCAGAATCCTTCTCTAACTTTTACAAAAGTGAGAAGCCAGATGTGGTTGTATGGGCGGT
This Virgibacillus phasianinus DNA region includes the following protein-coding sequences:
- a CDS encoding L-cystine transporter; translation: MGLVYVLLNIAILLGIIILLIIMQKKHVSFTKRVFTGLGLGIVLGAILQAAYGAGSDVLNDTTEWYNVVGRGYIRLLMLIVIPLVMVSIIQSIINLEKSSELGKMAAWIIGILVSTAMIAALVGIGSAALFDLNADQIDAGQAENDRGIMLESSLSEIEDLSTPEKILSFIPSNIFQDMTGDRPTSTIAVVIFSIIVGIAVLGVRRKNPVHAEMFTKIMNAIYAVVMRIVTMILRLTPFGILALIATTVANTDIGGIIELGKFVIASYVALLVMFIIHLVLVGVFGLNPMLYVKKVLPVLSFAFTSRSSAGTIPLTIQAQKNALGVDQGIANMSASFGATIGQNGCAGIYPAMLAVMIAPTVGIDPLTPGFILQLVLIIGISSFGIAGVGGGATFAALIVLSSMNLPVALAGLLISIEALIDMGRTALNVNDSILSGTLTSRILGKLNIKTFHDETAIEKDTSL
- a CDS encoding acyltransferase family protein; its protein translation is MGRTAYFDNAKLALIFLVVFGHMIQPFTDGSQGINTLYMWIYTFHMPAFIFLAGFFAKGRGDKQYIMNLAKKLLLPYLIFQVIYSGYYFILGHDDWQTGVFSPHWALWFLFSLFSWHVLLYFFKKIPAPYSIALSVIVGLVVGYFGEIGHTFSLSRTFVFFPFFLIGYWVTKDHVMFLKRKSVQWASLAVMAIVAVAIFIAPEFNSGWLLASESYGDLGLPELGILARTLVYATSALMAMSILAWIPVKENMLTKLGTQTLYVYLLHGFFIQFFRDVDLFEVNGAVDLVGLAVIAGSIVLFLSSKPIQVVSQPVIEGKITTVWNLFNQSNKKNRHNENLHT